A single Candidatus Palauibacter soopunensis DNA region contains:
- a CDS encoding transposase, which produces MKKLKTKVYVGMDVHKDSVTIAVLPEGAREPTLVKRLSHDPRGLRRLLDRLAREHEVRACYEASGAGYVLERMIRGWGHDCEIVAPSLIPRRPGEQRKHDRKDAEELARLYRAGELVRRTL; this is translated from the coding sequence CAAGGTGTACGTCGGGATGGATGTCCACAAGGACAGCGTGACGATCGCGGTGCTGCCGGAGGGAGCGCGGGAGCCGACGCTGGTGAAGCGGCTGTCGCACGATCCTCGGGGACTCAGGCGGCTGCTGGACCGTTTGGCCCGGGAGCATGAGGTGCGCGCCTGCTACGAGGCGAGCGGTGCGGGCTACGTGCTCGAGCGGATGATCCGGGGCTGGGGCCACGACTGCGAGATCGTGGCTCCCTCGCTGATTCCGCGACGTCCGGGAGAACAGCGCAAGCACGACCGCAAGGACGCGGAGGAACTTGCGAGGCTGTACCGGGCGGGGGAGCTGGTGCGGCGGACACTCTGA